The DNA segment ATAACCCAACTTAAGACTACCAGAGGTTTCGCTTTTTGCTTTATTTTGAATAATATGCATCGCTCCAATCTGCGCGCTACGACCAAAGAGGGTCCCCTGTGGCCCCTTCAGGATCTCTACCCTTTCAATATCAAACAATTCAACAACAGAACCTCTGGACTTACTAATAGATACTCCATCTTGAAATACAGATACCCGCGGCTCAACTCTTGAATCTCCATCATCACTCGTAATACCTCTAATTACAATGCCCGGATTATTTGGACTCTGTAACTGCACCTGCAAACCTGGAACATAGTCGGATAAACCATCGTATTGAGTTGTATTAATATTATCAATAAATGAGTTTCCAACAGAGGTAATAGCGATAGGAACATCCATGTTACGTTCTTCGCGTTTTTGTGCCGTTACAACTAAACCTTCCAGTAGCATGGCACTCTCTTCCAACATAAAATTCTGCAAATTTTCACCTTGATAAAGCTGCACCGTTACTTGCTGAGTAGAATAGCCTATAAATGACACTTTAATTTGAATTTTACCCGCTGTTAGATCAGTAAGTAGGTAATTTCCATTCACATCCGAAATGGCTCCCTTCGTCTGCCCATCAATAATAATATTAGCTCCAACGATAGGCTCATGACCCTGGCCGGTCACTTTACCTTTTAATATACATTGAGACTGTGCAAAAATAAAGTTAGCAGTAATACACAACAAAAGGTTAACTAGAACAATTCTTTTCATTATTTACGAAATATAAGTTTTTGAATTAAAATCAAACAAACTTACATCCCTGCAGCCTTAAAGATCTTAAGTGAAAGTTATATCACCCCACATACAGTTTAAATAAATATTAAAAACAAAACACGTTTTTAAAATTACTTAATATAGAATATAACCACATCTTATTTTTTTAACCCCTTAAATTATTTTTTTCATTATTCCAAGTTGAGCTATAGTAAAATAGTATTAGCAACATGTAGGAATAAACTTAAGCACTATAATTCAACAGATCTATTTTTCCACATATTGCTTAGTAGAGTAGCGCCTAAGCTTTTACTCCAATTAACACGTCGCACAATAATAATTGAAATCAAACGATCAGCACCACTTGCCTCAAACCGCATTCCTGTATTCAGGACTGGCTTTTGTTGTTTCAAATGTTCTGAGAAAGATACGAGCACCCAATATGTTCTTCTTTTTACAGCAATCCCCTCGACTTTATCTCAAGGTATTTATTGACTGTGTTCACGGTCAACTCATCAGGAGCACTTAAAATGGCATGAATACCATGTCGTTTTAGTTCGCGCACAATGAGTTTCTTATCGAAAGAAAATTTCTCGGCAATGGTTTTCACATATATATCCTCAATGTTATGTGTTTTTTTTGCAGATAATTTCGAAAGCTCTGTATTCTCAAAAAACACCACTACCAATAAATGATTCTTGGCTAACTGCTGTAAAAAAGGAATTTGTCTTCGTGCCGAACTTAAACTTTCAAAATTGGTATATAACATCATTAAACTACGGTGATGAATACTACGCTTTATTTGGGCATATAACAAAGCCAGGTTCTCCTCTTTAAAGTCAGTCTCCTGATTATACAAAACCTCCATAATACTTTGCAAATGTTTACCATTACGAGCAGCAGGAAGCGTTGAGTGAATCGTATTACTATAAGAAATAAGTCCTGCCTTATCATGTTTTAGCATGGCAATATTAGAAATGACCAGTGAAGTATTGATGGCATAATCCAGCAAAGTCATTCCATTGAAAGGCATCTTCATAGTACGTCCCATATCCAGGAGACTAAAAACCTGCTGTGATTTTTCATCCTGGTATTGATTCACCATCAGATGTCCCTTACGAGCCGTAGCCTTCCAGTTGATAGTTCTATAATCATCCCCATTAATGTAGTCTCTGATTTGATCAAACTCCATCTGATTGCCAATCTTCCTAATTTTCTTAACACCAATTTCTGTAAGGCGATTCGAGATAGCCATCAATTCGAATCTACGCATTTCGATGTAACTAGGATACACTTTTACCATGGCATCCTGATTAAAAATATACCTTCGGGAGATCAGGGATATGGGTGACCTGGCAAATATATTCAAAGCTCCAAAGTGATATTCTCCTCTGCTAACAGGCCTGAGTTCATAGCAGAACTGTTCTTCTTGCCGCGGAGTCAATACAAATCGCTCATTAAAATCTCTTTTTTGAAATTGTATAGGCAGCTCATCAATCAGGGTTATGAAGACCTTAAAACTAAAATGACTTTTAAAAGTAAGCTTCACCAGGTTCACATCACCATTCGAGAACCTCACCGGCAAAACCCGCATGGCTCTAATCCTTGACGAACTCTTACCTGCATACATTAAAACCGCATCTACAAAAAGTAATAATACAAAAAGAAAAAACGATAATTGTCCGGCCACAAAAAACAGTTGGTAATACTGTCCCAAAATCATCAACACCATCATAAATGCCAACGAGCCAAAGAAACGTTTTGTAATAAAAAGAGACTTCCAAAATTTACGCATTCCCTGCTTAATAAATTAGATATAAAAAAAACAGACCTTGTCTATCGTGGTATTTCAACAGAATCCACTATTTGCTGAATCACCGTATTGCTTTTCACCCCTTCCATCTCCTTCTCGGGCGTTAATATAACGCGGTGCGTCAATACAGGAATAACCACAAACTTAATATCCTCAGGCGTTACAAAGTCACGCCCTTCAATAGCGGCATATGCTTTGGCTGCATTCAACACGGCCAACGAAGCTCTTGGGCTACCTCCCAAAAACAAAGCATTAGAATGACGCGTTTTCTCCACTATCTGAGCGATATATCTGATCAAGTCGGGCTCTACCAGTACCTTTTTAACAAGCTCTTGCAAAGCCACGATCTGCGCTGCCGACACAACAGGATTCACCAATGACAATTCATTCGTATTTTCCCGTTCTTGGGCATTACTCAATATTTTCACCTCCTCATCCAACGAGGGATAATCCAGCTCAATTTTAAACAAGAAACGGTCTAGCTGGGCCTCTGGCAGTCGGTATGTACCTTCATGTTCTACGGGGTTTTGTGTTGCAAACACAATAAACGGCGCCTCCATTTTTCGGCAGTCGCCATCGATGGTCACTTGTCGCTCTTCCATTACTTCAAAGAGAGCTGCCTGTGTTTTTGCCGGAGCCCGGTTAATTTCATCTATTAAAACCAGGTTAGAGAAGATAGGGCCTTCTTTAAATTCAAAAGCTGAGGTACCCACATTAAAAATGGTAGTTCCCAACACATCCGAAGGCATTAAATCGGGCGTAAACTGTATTCTTTTAAACCCGGTAGAAATACTTTTGGCAACCAACTTAGACAACATGGTTTTTGCCACCCCGGGAACCCCTTCCAACAAAACATGACCATTAGCTAACAAGGCAGTGAGCATCAGGTCTATAATTTTCTCTTGACCTACAATAATTTTTGCTATCTCATTCTTTATTTGAAATGCGGCCCGATTTAATTCTTCCAATCCCAACCTATTTTCAAATGGCGTTTGATCTTCCATATCTTGACTATTTTTATTTTTTTTCGTCTCTACACTTATCGTAGATAAATTCTATTTTCTTATTAAACTGTTCCAGATCCTCTTCCGAAATACTTTTCACCTCAACCAATCTTTTGCCCATATCAAAAAGCTGTTGTACGGTACGTAAGGGCACATCACACTTTGTTGCTATCTCATCGTAGGTCTCAGCATTCAGAGAAGCCGTATCCACATAATACTGTGTACGCAAAAACTCTAAAAAAAAGCGATATCTCTTTTTTGCAATATCCAGGTGATCTTTCCTTCTAAAGTACAAACGCCCTATTGTTTCAACAAAAGTTAAAGTCGAATTTTCCGGAGGCTTAACAATAGGGATCATCCGCTGCTGTCGTTTTGCCGCAAACACCATATAAATGAGGATTCCAAAAAACAATATATACCAGGCATAACGCAAACTCTTTTGTGAAAGAATATACCTGAACTCCGATCCTGAAATAGGAGCTTCCTGCTTATAATACTCATCCCAAATAAGCGCTCGTTGTGGCAAATACGACAAACACTTAAAGACATATTCGTAATTATTTCTTATTAACAAATTGTAATTGGTGAAAGCCTTCGGATTTGTATTTACATAAAAATATCCTTTCCCATACTGAATCCGAATAAAATTAGTCTTCGCTTTATCACCCAATCCTAATACCGTCGTCTTCAATGTGTCGTACGACTGAAAAAATGTATTACTGTAGGCTTTTTTATAGTAATACCCCCATGGTGATTTAAGCTTTGGATTCACCAAATTTAAACATATGGAGTCTTCTTTCATTAACTCAAAAGAAAAGTTTCCTTCCGTTTTAAATCCGAGGGTATCCTGCACCTGTTGAGAAAAATACACCGCCGCTATAAAAATATGATTACCCAACTCCGCAAGATTCAACATTTTTTTAAAGTCAAATTTATCCGGCTCAAAACGATTATTAATAAATAGGACACTTCCATCTTGCAAATCCCTATCATCCAGAAAATTTGCAATCGGAGAGTGTGACGTTTGGATACTGTCTTTAGGAAACAGCTGCTCTAATTCCTCAAACAAAATACTATTACCAAATGGAATTTCATCCGATTTTGAAAAACTAAGGCTCCAATCTATCTCTCCGGGAGTAATAATTAAAACAGTTATATATAACATAAAGCATAATAACAGCCCCCACACCAGATATTTATTATTCATACCTTTTCCCATGCTTAAACAGACATTTTTCCTTGATGAATAAGCTGTTCAAACTCATCAAAATTAGCGTGAACCATCTTAAATTTTTCTTCACCGATACCAAACTGACCATACCATATATATTCATAGCTACGCACCAATTGTTTAAACATTACTTTGCTAGAATCAGATTTCAGCTCATAATAATAATCCCTATTGGTTTTCCAGGGCTCCCACTGAATCACACCAGCGCTATCCAGATGTCTCAAACTTAACAAATACATCACCCTCACGGCCTCTCTATACGCCTTATTTTTTATGGCTACTTGTAAAATATCCTCCAGGTTTTCGTTATAAATATCATCATCCACCTGTTGAAAACGAAGGTTGGTGACCTTGGTGTTACCCGCAAAAATAAACAAGCCCGATGGCTTAATACCCAGAAGTTTTAAAATAATAAAGAGCAATATTAAAGCAGCTATTCCAATAAACACATACATCACCACTTTTCCATTGATACGACTTCGTAAAATATGCGTCCACAACCAATCCTTGATCTTATCCCAGATAGATTCCGGTTCCACATACCTATCGTACACATACTTGGGCATTAACTTATACGCCTCCATTGCTTCGACAGAAGCAGGCCTGTAATCCACCTTGCTTCTATCCCAAGGCTCCACAACGGTAGAATCCTGGCCATATAAACCCGCCCCTATAAAAAGAAGCAGGTTCATCAATAGAATTGTATAAAAAAGTTTATTATTCATCTTTAATAGTTGGTTCCTCTGCAACTTTATTAATCTTATCCAACAATGTTAAATTATCTTTATGTTCCACCAAACTATAATACTGAAAGGATATAACAATCGATGGGAGCGGCGTTACAATGGCAGTTCCAATGGTTGAAATAACAGCCGTAATCATAAAAGGAAAAGAAACACCCGTCACATTCTCTTGTAAAATACCCTGTGTTCCAGCAATAATTCCTGCAGGCACACCGAAAACAGCACTTAAAATCAACATAATAATAGATGCAATAAATAGCAACCCAAATGTTTGCCACCAGTGATTTTTCACTAAATAAAAACAGCGGGAAAAAGAATCTCCGAAACCTTTATTTTCTGCCGTTTTAGTAATAAGGATTAAGGACAGGGGTATCATTACATAGAGGCCAGGAATAATCAGCGCAACCAAAGCCAGAATAACCACCAATCCCGAAAGGATATTAAAGCCTATATAAGAGGCAAACAAGGAAGTAAACTTAGCCCAAACGTCCTTCACATCCACATTTCCTGCTCCTTTTTCCACGTACAACACCACATAACAATAAGCCAATCCGGTCAGGAATATTTGCACAACCATATTGATCAAATTAAACAACATGGCTTTACCGGGCATGGTACTAACGAACTCTTCGGAAGCTCCAGCGTTGCCCATACTATTAAAAAAGTTAGTCAAGGAGGTATCCACATAAATACCACTTAATATAGCCTGTATAAGCACTGGGATACCTGCATACAAAAGCAATGCATACCCCAGGTTTTTATATTCCTGCCTGATAAATGCAAACGATGCATTCAAAACATCGCTAAAATCTCTCTTTTGTCTTAGTTCTACTTTCTCGTCTAACATATATAATTATTTAGGTTAATTTATTTTTGATGATCCATTTCGCTCATTACTTTTTTATGTACCTGGCTTGGATAGCTAAAAAAATACCAGATTATAAAAGTCAAGGAACCCAGAATGATTAACAAATTAAGGATCAGTGGCATGGCATCATAATGCCGGGTAACAAAACTCTCTAGAAAACCCGCCATCATAAAAATGGGCACCAGTCCTACCATAATTTTAACACCTCGCCTAACGCCTATTCCCAAGGCCGTAAGACGAGGAAGTGTACCCGGGAATAAAAAACTATTACCTAGAATAATTCCGGCAGCTCCCGCTATCACAAGTCCGGGAACCTCCAATCCTCCGTGTATATAGATAGCGAGAGAGGAGACCGAGAAGAGCTGTTTTTGGTAGAAAAATGCCTGAAAAGCACCTATCATAATACCATTGCGTACCAACATAAAGCCCACACCAAGGGCGCTAAGCATACCACAAGCAAAGACTAAAAAAGAAACCCAGATATTGTTACTTGTAATCATCAGAAACATCTCAAACTCATCCATTGAACCATAGATACCCATTGGATCACCTTTCTCGATATTATTCAGTGTTGTATTCACATAACTATCGCCTAAAATCAAACGCACAAAACCATCATCATTCAAAGCTGAAACAGCGCCCAACATGCCAGCTATTATAAATATAGCCAGTGATAATAGAAAATACTTACGGCTTTCGTATAATTCCAGCGGAAGTTCTCTGGTCCAAAAAGTTTTAAAACGACCAGCATTCTCCTTTTTGTTTTTGTAAATTTCCTGATGTGTTTTAACAGTTAATGAATTAAGATATGCAATACTGGCTGATTTTGGATAGAAAGTTTTAGCATATGCCAAATCATCCGTCAGTTGAATAAACTGATCAGCTAACTCATCCGGGTTCAACTTATCGCCCTTCTTCATATTTTCTTCAAAACTTTGCCAGCGAGATCTGTTGCGGTTTATAAAGGTTATTTCTTTCACAATAATGTTAAGCTCAATTAAAAATTGGTTGCATTCACGAGTCAAATATAAGTAATAGATGTAAATTTGTTACATTTGGCGTGTCTTAATTTAACAAATTAAATTGTTTCATGGAGTACATTAATGTTTCCACTACCCAGAATATTGACTTAGAATACAGAATGGCAGGCATTGGCGATCGCATTTTAGCCTACGGCTTCGACCTACTGGTAGTAAGTTCATGGGGTATTTTATGGGCTATCGTTTTATACCAATTGGGTGGCTATCACCCATGGCAAATCGTTTTTATCTTGCCTGTTATGTTTTACAGCTTACTCTCCGAATTGTTTTTAAACGGACAAACATTTGGAAAAATGGTGCTTAAAATAAAAGTGGTCAAGCTGGACGGATCTGAACTCACACTGGGGGCCTGCCTTATCAGATGGGTATTGCGCATCATTGATATATGGCTTATTTCAGGGTCTGTTGCAATCATTAGCATGTTAGTAAGCCAAAAATCGCAACGCCTGGGCGATCTGGCCTCGGGAACTACCGTAGTGAAGATCGCGCAAAAAGACCTATGGGAATCAACCACCTTCATGGAAGTACCCCAGGACTACACAACGGCATACCCGCAATCGCAGTTATTAAGCGACCAAGATGCCAATACCATCAAAGAGGTATTAAATTTTGTGAACAAAGAAAACAACACTGGCTCCGATATTGAGTACCACCCTATGCATCTGAAATTACAGAAGGTACTCAAACAAAAATTACAGATACAGGACATCAACGGATCGGCCAGAAAATTTTTAGAAGACTTGTTAAAAGATTTTAATTACTTACATCAATAATGGGAAAATTAAGCTACATATTTGCGGCTCTTCTGGTCATCATAGTCTCTTGCTCCGAGAAAAAGGTAAAACAAATTCCTCTCATAGAAGGCCAGATATCCAATTACAGTGGTCACAAAGCATATCTTTATGCCGATGAAACACCTGACATACCATTAGATACCATAGAAATGGATGCCAATGGCACTTTTAGTGTAGCAAAACAATGCATTGAAAAAGCAGGGTTCTATTACCTTCGACTAGAAAATGGTGGGCGCATCAATTTTTTCCTCAGACCCAGTGACTATATTCATTTTCAAGCCGATGCCAAACATTTGCTAGAAACTTGTCAAAGCAATAATTCAAAATTACTGAGCAACTACTGGTCGTTGGAAAAGATAAACCTGAACTTCAACACTGGATTAAAAGAAATTTCCACAAAACTAAGTCAGATGGGTGGACAGGAACCAAACGACTCCCTCTATAAAGCATTACACACCCAAAGAAACAAGCTTGCCCAACAACTAAGAGACAAGTGTTTGAAGATATCCGAACAAGCCAATTCTCCCATCATCGACTTTATCATGCTAAACATAAAAGCAGGTAACCAATCACTATTTTCCATGAAATCCGATTTGCAATTATTTGTGGATAACGCAGAACAACTCACCAACGATGAACAAACGCAAGCACTATTTGCCGATTACGACAAAAAAATAATGCAGGCCTATTCCTTGATCAGGGCCCAAGGATATTATCAAAAAGGCGAACAATTTCCCGAACTCAGAGCCCGAACCAATTGGAACGAAGCGCTTCAATTAAATACAGTTCACGGAAACCCAATCCACATTATCCTATGGTCGGGAGAGGACTTACGAGACGAAGCCAAGCTAAAGCAAAGCAAAGCAATGATGTATCGCTATGGATCCAAAGGACTAAAAACCATAATGATAGCCTATACCAACAATAAAAACAAATGGTTATCCAACATCAAAAAACACCGACTTCCGTACTGGCACTTAGTAGATACCCTATCGTTACAATCTCCTGATTTACCAAAAATAGGGGTACGTTCACTCCCCTGTAATTTCGTGATAGATAGTATTGGAACTATCATAAACAGGGACATATGGGGGCAGGAGCTTGAGCTGACAATACGTAGCAATATTGAAAAATAATCATATCTTTGAACAACCAAAAAACTAAAGGATAACACAAAAACATTAGACGGACCCATGAATACATCTCGAATTATACTCTTTTTAGGACTCATACTCTTTGCCACTGCCTGCACAAATAAAAACCAATTGAATGTCAGTGGAAAAATTGAAGGAGCAGAGGGGAAAACTCTTTATTTTCAACAACTCAATTTAGATGGGGCAGTGGACTTAGATTCTATAGCACTCAAAGAAAATGGAAAATTCAATTTTTCACTTCCTCGATTAGAACATCCCACATTTTTGTTATTAAAGTTAAGCGACAACAACTTAATTACCCTACTGGCTGATTCCACTGAGAACATAATAGTCAATGCCAAGAGTGACAACTTAATTGATAGCTATAATGTTAAGAACTCTATGGGCTCCTCCTATGTTAAAACTCTAAACCGTAGATTAGAGACAAGTAAAAACGAAATTGATAGCCTGATATCCATCTACAAAGAAATACCAGTAGCCAATACGGAAGAAAGAAAGAAAATCAGCGACAAACTACAAGAGATAGTAAATAAACAAAAGGACTTCATCTTTGACTTCGTGATGACGAACCCGCGCTCCTTTGCTAGTTACTACGCGGTATTTCAACGCTTTGATGATGGAAATCTTATTTTAAACCCGAATGAGAAAAAGGACTTTAATATGTTTGCCACTGTTGCCACGAGTTTAGACCTTCAATTTCCTGAGTCGCCACGTGTAAAACAGCTCAAACAATTTGTATTGGGAATCCGAAAAGAACAACGAACAAAAGAATTTACAGAAAAATTGTTGAAAGAAAGAAAAACTACAGCCACCATTCCTGAAATTGAAGAAGAAAATCTTCAAGGAAAAAAGGTTAAGTTATCATCATTAAAAGGCAAAATGGTATTACTATCATTTTGGGCCTCGTGGGACGCCAAGTCGCGACAAGAAAACAAGCAACTTCTTAAGATATACAACAAATACAAATCCAAAGGATTTACCGTTTATCAGGTATCCCTCGACAAAAGTAAGATACTGTGGGAAACAGCGGTACAACAAGACAAACTACCATGGGTCAATGTGAGCGACCTTCAGTATACCAATTCGTATCCTGCCCAAATATATAATATTAAAAAACTACCGGCTAACTACCTCATCAGTAAAGAAGGTGAGATTATTGGCAAAGACCTCTTTGGAAGAATCTTGGATGAGAAATTGGCAGACTTACTGAACTAAATACCTACATTAGAATATTTTAAAGGGAAATTCGAATTGAATTTCCCTTTTTTGATCTAATAAATCTAATATCTTTGTGCGTTTGTTTATGAAATAGATAACATTGAAAAAAGGGAAGAAAATATATTTTGCGTCGGATGTTCATTTAGGTGCTCCATCTATAAAAGATGGTAAAAAACACGAGAAGATATTTGTCAATTGGTTAGATTCCATTAAAGAAGACACCGCAGAATTATATTTGCTCGGCGACATTTTTGATTTTTGGTTTGAATACCGACACGTTGTTCCACGCGGATTCAGCCGCTTTCTGGGTAAGATCTGCGAATTTACCGATAGCGGTATTCCTGTACACTTTTTTACGGGCAACCACGACATATGGGTATTTGATTATCTCCCCAAAGAAACAGGAATGATCATTCATCACGACCCCTATAAGGTTGAACTCAACGGCAAATCGTTCTATTTGGCCCACGGTGATGGCCTGGGACCCTACGACAAAGCCTACAATAGACTAAAGTGGGTATTCACCAATAAGTTTTTACAATGGATGTTTGCGCGCATACACCCCAATTTCGCAGTTGGTTTTGCCCGCAAATGGTCGAAACAAAGCAGACTTAAAAATGAAAATTCGGACGAATCTCAATTTTTAGGTGAAGACAAAGAATGGCTGATGCTACATGCCAGGGACATCTTAGAAAAAGAACACTTTGATTATTTTGTATTTGGACATAGACATTTAGCCTTTCACAAAGATTTCATGGACAACAGTCACTTCATATACCTGGGCGACTGGGTAAATCACCGCTCCTATGGAGTTTGGGATGGTACAAAATTTGAATTAAAATTTTTACAGTAGTAGTTTATTTAATTGTGTTAGCACAATTATAAATATCAGGGTTAATTAATCGGTAAATAAATAACCAGTGATATTCATTAGCAAAAAATCGAATACAATGAAAATTTATGCTGTTGCTACTGGCACAGGCTCATACATACCGCCGGTAGTGGTAAAAAATATTGACTTTGCCAATCAACTATTTTTAAATAGTGATGGTAGTAAAATTGAGACGCCGGGCGAAGAGATTGTTCAGAAATTTGAACAGATTACCAATATTACAGAACGCAGATGTGCAGAAGATAAACATGTTACTTCAGACATTGCCACCTTTGCGGCAGAGAAGGCCCTAGAAGCGGCTCAATATGATCGTGAAAAACTTGATTACATCATTGTTGCTCACAATTTGGGCGATGTAAAACATGGCAGTCACTTTCCTGACACACTTCCTACCTTAGCTTCACGCGTAAAGCAAAAGTTAAAGATCAAAAATCCCAAGACCATAGCCTATGACATCACCTTTGGATGTCCGGGTTGGACACAGGCCATGATACAGGCCAAATATTTTA comes from the Saccharicrinis fermentans DSM 9555 = JCM 21142 genome and includes:
- a CDS encoding DUF58 domain-containing protein; translated protein: MRKFWKSLFITKRFFGSLAFMMVLMILGQYYQLFFVAGQLSFFLFVLLLFVDAVLMYAGKSSSRIRAMRVLPVRFSNGDVNLVKLTFKSHFSFKVFITLIDELPIQFQKRDFNERFVLTPRQEEQFCYELRPVSRGEYHFGALNIFARSPISLISRRYIFNQDAMVKVYPSYIEMRRFELMAISNRLTEIGVKKIRKIGNQMEFDQIRDYINGDDYRTINWKATARKGHLMVNQYQDEKSQQVFSLLDMGRTMKMPFNGMTLLDYAINTSLVISNIAMLKHDKAGLISYSNTIHSTLPAARNGKHLQSIMEVLYNQETDFKEENLALLYAQIKRSIHHRSLMMLYTNFESLSSARRQIPFLQQLAKNHLLVVVFFENTELSKLSAKKTHNIEDIYVKTIAEKFSFDKKLIVRELKRHGIHAILSAPDELTVNTVNKYLEIKSRGLL
- a CDS encoding AAA family ATPase, with protein sequence MEDQTPFENRLGLEELNRAAFQIKNEIAKIIVGQEKIIDLMLTALLANGHVLLEGVPGVAKTMLSKLVAKSISTGFKRIQFTPDLMPSDVLGTTIFNVGTSAFEFKEGPIFSNLVLIDEINRAPAKTQAALFEVMEERQVTIDGDCRKMEAPFIVFATQNPVEHEGTYRLPEAQLDRFLFKIELDYPSLDEEVKILSNAQERENTNELSLVNPVVSAAQIVALQELVKKVLVEPDLIRYIAQIVEKTRHSNALFLGGSPRASLAVLNAAKAYAAIEGRDFVTPEDIKFVVIPVLTHRVILTPEKEMEGVKSNTVIQQIVDSVEIPR
- a CDS encoding DUF4350 domain-containing protein, with protein sequence MGKGMNNKYLVWGLLLCFMLYITVLIITPGEIDWSLSFSKSDEIPFGNSILFEELEQLFPKDSIQTSHSPIANFLDDRDLQDGSVLFINNRFEPDKFDFKKMLNLAELGNHIFIAAVYFSQQVQDTLGFKTEGNFSFELMKEDSICLNLVNPKLKSPWGYYYKKAYSNTFFQSYDTLKTTVLGLGDKAKTNFIRIQYGKGYFYVNTNPKAFTNYNLLIRNNYEYVFKCLSYLPQRALIWDEYYKQEAPISGSEFRYILSQKSLRYAWYILFFGILIYMVFAAKRQQRMIPIVKPPENSTLTFVETIGRLYFRRKDHLDIAKKRYRFFLEFLRTQYYVDTASLNAETYDEIATKCDVPLRTVQQLFDMGKRLVEVKSISEEDLEQFNKKIEFIYDKCRDEKK
- a CDS encoding DUF4129 domain-containing protein; the encoded protein is MNNKLFYTILLMNLLLFIGAGLYGQDSTVVEPWDRSKVDYRPASVEAMEAYKLMPKYVYDRYVEPESIWDKIKDWLWTHILRSRINGKVVMYVFIGIAALILLFIILKLLGIKPSGLFIFAGNTKVTNLRFQQVDDDIYNENLEDILQVAIKNKAYREAVRVMYLLSLRHLDSAGVIQWEPWKTNRDYYYELKSDSSKVMFKQLVRSYEYIWYGQFGIGEEKFKMVHANFDEFEQLIHQGKMSV
- a CDS encoding stage II sporulation protein M, whose protein sequence is MKKGDKLNPDELADQFIQLTDDLAYAKTFYPKSASIAYLNSLTVKTHQEIYKNKKENAGRFKTFWTRELPLELYESRKYFLLSLAIFIIAGMLGAVSALNDDGFVRLILGDSYVNTTLNNIEKGDPMGIYGSMDEFEMFLMITSNNIWVSFLVFACGMLSALGVGFMLVRNGIMIGAFQAFFYQKQLFSVSSLAIYIHGGLEVPGLVIAGAAGIILGNSFLFPGTLPRLTALGIGVRRGVKIMVGLVPIFMMAGFLESFVTRHYDAMPLILNLLIILGSLTFIIWYFFSYPSQVHKKVMSEMDHQK
- a CDS encoding RDD family protein, with the protein product MEYINVSTTQNIDLEYRMAGIGDRILAYGFDLLVVSSWGILWAIVLYQLGGYHPWQIVFILPVMFYSLLSELFLNGQTFGKMVLKIKVVKLDGSELTLGACLIRWVLRIIDIWLISGSVAIISMLVSQKSQRLGDLASGTTVVKIAQKDLWESTTFMEVPQDYTTAYPQSQLLSDQDANTIKEVLNFVNKENNTGSDIEYHPMHLKLQKVLKQKLQIQDINGSARKFLEDLLKDFNYLHQ
- a CDS encoding DUF4369 domain-containing protein, whose amino-acid sequence is MGKLSYIFAALLVIIVSCSEKKVKQIPLIEGQISNYSGHKAYLYADETPDIPLDTIEMDANGTFSVAKQCIEKAGFYYLRLENGGRINFFLRPSDYIHFQADAKHLLETCQSNNSKLLSNYWSLEKINLNFNTGLKEISTKLSQMGGQEPNDSLYKALHTQRNKLAQQLRDKCLKISEQANSPIIDFIMLNIKAGNQSLFSMKSDLQLFVDNAEQLTNDEQTQALFADYDKKIMQAYSLIRAQGYYQKGEQFPELRARTNWNEALQLNTVHGNPIHIILWSGEDLRDEAKLKQSKAMMYRYGSKGLKTIMIAYTNNKNKWLSNIKKHRLPYWHLVDTLSLQSPDLPKIGVRSLPCNFVIDSIGTIINRDIWGQELELTIRSNIEK
- a CDS encoding TlpA disulfide reductase family protein, whose protein sequence is MNTSRIILFLGLILFATACTNKNQLNVSGKIEGAEGKTLYFQQLNLDGAVDLDSIALKENGKFNFSLPRLEHPTFLLLKLSDNNLITLLADSTENIIVNAKSDNLIDSYNVKNSMGSSYVKTLNRRLETSKNEIDSLISIYKEIPVANTEERKKISDKLQEIVNKQKDFIFDFVMTNPRSFASYYAVFQRFDDGNLILNPNEKKDFNMFATVATSLDLQFPESPRVKQLKQFVLGIRKEQRTKEFTEKLLKERKTTATIPEIEEENLQGKKVKLSSLKGKMVLLSFWASWDAKSRQENKQLLKIYNKYKSKGFTVYQVSLDKSKILWETAVQQDKLPWVNVSDLQYTNSYPAQIYNIKKLPANYLISKEGEIIGKDLFGRILDEKLADLLN
- a CDS encoding UDP-2,3-diacylglucosamine diphosphatase; the protein is MKKGKKIYFASDVHLGAPSIKDGKKHEKIFVNWLDSIKEDTAELYLLGDIFDFWFEYRHVVPRGFSRFLGKICEFTDSGIPVHFFTGNHDIWVFDYLPKETGMIIHHDPYKVELNGKSFYLAHGDGLGPYDKAYNRLKWVFTNKFLQWMFARIHPNFAVGFARKWSKQSRLKNENSDESQFLGEDKEWLMLHARDILEKEHFDYFVFGHRHLAFHKDFMDNSHFIYLGDWVNHRSYGVWDGTKFELKFLQ